From a region of the Mercurialis annua linkage group LG1-X, ddMerAnnu1.2, whole genome shotgun sequence genome:
- the LOC126665907 gene encoding WEB family protein At2g38370-like → MQTEVSDSRFKMGELASEHLRAEIDTSAPFESVKEAVSRFGGIGYWKPSHQNNNNHKHSENEDDMEEVDISKLEDEAARLEKDLILKERETLDVLKELESTKNIVEELKLRLQKQASEVNLTLEPTADDRNASRALEEEKKDNHNHVILADLDQNLTGGLDTCPSSSPGLILMELKQAKLNLSRTTNDLSDIRNSVEFLNKKLEKERTSLEKTRERLTLSTSKISSLEEELDKTKVQLHGAKDSGAKGDSTNNFDLTRELQRLSSETENFKKMGEAAQLEVLKAISEIEQTKSKIKTAEIRLVAARKMKQAARAAEAVALADIKAMSSHTNSSGDSSQKADGVTLTFEEYSSLTSKAREAEAQSKTKVIDAMLQVDEANVSRMEILKKVEEATEEIKTSKKTLEEALNRVEAANKGKLAVEEALRKWRSEHGQKRRSVHNNTKFKNSSYPSHHRKDSRLIDVNGLNLVSDGPTPVLKPTLSIGQILSRKLHSPEELESGMLSGKSNTKRKVSLGQMLSKPNAIILSNRNDEKENAQKVFSGKRKKFGFARFSLLLTKQSRKKKKPTLNLR, encoded by the exons ATGCAGACGGAGGTCAGCGATTCACGTTTCAAAATGGGGGAACTGGCGAGTGAGCATTTGAGAGCTGAGATTGACACGTCGGCGCCTTTCGAGTCTGTGAAGGAGGCCGTTAGCCGGTTTGGTGGCATTGGTTACTGGAAACCCTCTcaccaaaataataataatcacaAGCATTCTGAAAacgag GATGACATGGAAGAGGTTGACATTTCTAAATTAGAGGATGAGGCGGCACGGCTGGAGAAAGATCTTATCTTGAAGGAACGGGAAACTCTGGATGTTCTGAAAGAGTTAGAATCGACGAAAAACATTGTTGAAGAGCTTAAGTTAAGGCTACAGAAACAGGCATCTGAAGTTAATCTGACCCTGGAGCCGACTGCTGACGATAGAAATGCAAGTCGTGCtttagaagaagaaaagaaggatAACCATAACCATGTTATTCTTGCTGACCTTGATCAAAATCTGACTGGAGGTTTGGACACATGTCCTTCATCTTCGCCTGGTTTAATTCTAATGGAACTGAAGCAGGCAAAGCTGAACCTTTCTAGGACTACTAATGATCTGTCTGATATACGTAATTCAGTTGAATTTCTGAATAAGAAACTAGAGAAAGAAAGAACCTCCCTTGAAAAAACCCGTGAGAGGTTAACTCTGAGCACATCGAAGATTTCATCTCTTGAGGAAGAGCTAGACAAAACAAAAGTACAACTTCACGGGGCAAAAGATTCAGGCGCTAAAGGTGATTCTACTAATAATTTCGACTTAACTAGGGAGCTACAGCGACTGAGTTCTGAGACAGAGAACTTCAAGAAAATGGGAGAAGCTGCGCAATTGGAAGTTTTGAAAGCTATATCTGAGATTGAACAAACAAAAAGTAAGATAAAAACAGCTGAGATCAGGTTGGTTGCTGCTAGAAAAATGAAGCAAGCAGCTAGAGCAGCGGAAGCTGTTGCACTTGCAGATATCAAGGCTATGTCGAGCCATACGAACTCATCCGGAGACTCCTCGCAGAAAGCTGATGGAGTGACTCTTACTTTTGAAGAGTATTCATCCCTAACCTCCAAAGCTCGAGAAGCTGAGGCGCAATCCAAGACTAAGGTTATAGACGCTATGCTTCAGGTCGATGAAGCAAATGTTTCTAGAATGGAAATTCTAAAGAAGGTAGAGGAAGCTACAGAGGAAATCAAAACCAGTAAGAAGACGCTGGAAGAGGCGCTGAACAGAGTAGAGGCCGCAAATAAGGGAAAGCTAGCTGTTGAAGAAGCTCTCCGCAAGTGGCGGTCAGAGCATGGGCAGAAAAGACGTTCTGTCCACAACAATACCAAGTTTAAGAACTCGTCATACCCGTCTCACCATCGGAAGGATTCACGTTTAATCGACGTAAATGGACTGAACCTAGTAAGTGATGGACCGACACCTGTGTTGAAGCCAACCCTCTCGATAGGCCAAATACTGAGCAGGAAGCTGCATTCACCTGAAGAGCTCGAGTCAGGAATGCTGTCAGGGAAAAGCAACACGAAAAGAAAGGTCTCGCTAGGTCAAATGCTGAGTAAACCAAACGCTATTATACTATCTAATCGCAACGATGAGAAAGAAAATGCTCAGAAGGTGTTTTCCGGAAAGAGGAAGAAGTTTGGATTTGCTCGATTCTCGCTGCTTCTGACGAAGCAGAGTAGGAAAAAGAAGAAGCCAACTCTAAACTTGAGGTAA